A window of Vibrio ishigakensis contains these coding sequences:
- the rpsC gene encoding 30S ribosomal protein S3 — translation MGQKVHPNGIRLGIVKPWNATWFANTKEFADNLDGDFKVRQFLTKELAKASLSRIVIERPAKSIRVTIHTARPGVVIGKKGEDVEKLRAAVAKIAGVPAQINIAEVRKPELDGQLVADSIASQLERRVMFRRAMKRAVQNAMRLGAKGIKVEVSGRLGGAEIARTEWYREGRVPLHTLRADIDYATSSAHTQYGVIGIKVWIFKGEILGGMPAANAVEPKGDKPKKQRKGRK, via the coding sequence ATGGGTCAGAAAGTACATCCTAATGGTATTCGCCTTGGCATCGTTAAGCCTTGGAATGCTACATGGTTTGCTAACACCAAAGAATTCGCTGACAACCTAGACGGCGACTTCAAGGTACGTCAGTTCCTTACTAAGGAACTTGCAAAAGCGTCTCTATCACGCATCGTTATCGAGCGTCCTGCTAAGAGCATCCGTGTGACTATTCACACTGCTCGTCCAGGTGTTGTTATCGGTAAGAAAGGTGAAGACGTTGAGAAGCTACGCGCAGCTGTAGCTAAAATCGCAGGTGTACCAGCGCAAATTAACATCGCTGAAGTACGTAAGCCTGAGCTGGACGGTCAACTAGTGGCTGACAGCATCGCGTCTCAGCTAGAGCGTCGTGTTATGTTCCGTCGTGCTATGAAGCGCGCAGTACAAAATGCAATGCGTCTAGGTGCTAAGGGTATCAAAGTAGAAGTAAGCGGCCGTCTAGGCGGTGCTGAAATCGCGCGTACTGAATGGTACCGTGAAGGCCGTGTGCCACTACACACCCTACGTGCTGACATTGATTACGCAACTTCTTCGGCTCACACCCAATACGGTGTAATCGGCATCAAAGTTTGGATCTTCAAGGGTGAAATCCTTGGTGGAATGCCAGCTGCGAATGCAGTAGAGCCTAAAGGCGACAAGCCTAAGAAGCAGCGTAAAGGCCGTAAGTAA